The proteins below come from a single Myxococcus xanthus genomic window:
- the dgt gene encoding dGTP triphosphohydrolase: protein MGSEKKPVEEPAPVLSDMDALLQDERTDYDRDYDRIVFSAEFRCLHDKTQVFPLSTSDYTRTRLTHSIEASCVGRSLGNLAGRGLRARDVMVNPSHLGTIVAAACLAHDIGNPPFGHSGEAAIQHWVSQRLARPGAEVDGRKSPFETVEQWQDLEAFEGNAQGFRILNRLQSRERRGGLRYTAATLGAMSKYPRASVLPGGRERDKGRVSEKKFGYFQDDEALALEAYRAVGLVEREAGVFSRHPLAFLVEAADDICYAVIDLEDSAKLGLIPIKDACELLDAVLPKLVKGPVRPPPSHPETRLAQARARAIGELIQASVKVFLENVEAMEDGKWETPLASARDDVAKPLKAIRNLTRRYGYESERVLQIESAGFKTLGGLLDMFAMAVVTDTPNREEKKLRQLLPLDLFQRPEHVRDMAEEPASRDEAITEAVARLSKYQRLLCVTDYISGMTDGFAVELFQRLSGIKLPT, encoded by the coding sequence GTGGGCTCGGAGAAGAAGCCGGTGGAGGAGCCGGCGCCCGTCCTGAGTGACATGGACGCGCTGCTCCAGGACGAGCGGACCGACTACGACCGGGACTATGACCGCATCGTCTTCTCCGCGGAGTTCCGTTGCCTGCACGACAAGACGCAGGTGTTTCCGCTGTCCACGAGCGACTACACGCGCACGCGGCTGACGCACAGCATCGAGGCTTCCTGTGTCGGGCGCTCGCTGGGGAATCTGGCGGGACGGGGACTGCGGGCGCGCGACGTCATGGTGAATCCCTCGCACCTGGGCACCATCGTCGCGGCGGCGTGCCTGGCGCATGACATTGGCAATCCGCCCTTCGGCCACTCCGGCGAGGCGGCCATCCAGCATTGGGTGTCACAGCGGCTGGCGCGGCCCGGTGCCGAGGTGGATGGGCGGAAGAGCCCCTTCGAGACGGTGGAGCAGTGGCAGGACCTGGAGGCCTTCGAGGGCAACGCGCAGGGCTTCCGAATCCTCAACCGGCTTCAGTCGCGCGAGCGGCGGGGCGGCCTGCGCTACACGGCGGCGACATTGGGGGCGATGAGCAAGTACCCGCGTGCGTCGGTGCTGCCGGGCGGGCGTGAGCGGGACAAGGGGCGCGTGTCTGAGAAGAAGTTCGGTTACTTCCAGGACGACGAGGCCCTGGCGCTGGAGGCGTACCGCGCTGTGGGCCTGGTGGAGCGGGAGGCTGGCGTGTTCTCCCGGCACCCGCTGGCGTTCCTCGTCGAGGCGGCGGATGACATCTGCTACGCGGTCATCGACCTGGAGGACTCGGCGAAGCTGGGGCTGATTCCCATCAAGGATGCGTGTGAGTTGCTGGACGCGGTGTTGCCCAAGCTGGTGAAGGGGCCGGTGCGTCCGCCACCGTCGCATCCGGAGACGCGGCTTGCGCAGGCGCGAGCGCGGGCCATTGGCGAGCTCATCCAGGCCTCCGTGAAGGTGTTCCTGGAGAACGTGGAGGCGATGGAGGACGGGAAGTGGGAGACGCCATTGGCCTCCGCGCGGGACGACGTGGCGAAGCCGCTGAAGGCCATCCGCAACCTCACGCGGCGCTACGGCTATGAGAGCGAGCGCGTGCTCCAGATTGAGAGCGCGGGCTTCAAGACGCTGGGCGGATTGCTGGACATGTTCGCGATGGCGGTCGTCACCGACACGCCGAACCGCGAGGAGAAGAAACTGCGGCAATTGCTGCCACTGGACCTCTTCCAGCGTCCGGAACACGTCCGGGACATGGCGGAAGAGCCCGCGTCCCGGGACGAAGCCATCACCGAGGCGGTGGCCCGTCTGTCGAAATACCAGCGGCTGCTGTGTGTGACGGACTACATCTCCGGCATGACGGACGGCTTCGCCGTGGAGCTGTTCCAACGGCTGTCAGGCATCAAGCTGCCGACGTGA
- a CDS encoding OmpA family protein: MKLKALCITVSLLTLPGVAFAQGGFGALTKAAGDAGKSAVEKRVNTKLMDEGRQNQCSFKTGTAQLDAGCEAKLKKLTNALVDAKKQLVAAGVKSYKFEVSGHTDSTGDAAKNKKLSEQRAETIVKELIARGIPRGEIIAVGYGSEKPLVKPDDTAAKKAKNRRYELQVRL; the protein is encoded by the coding sequence ATGAAGCTCAAGGCCCTGTGCATCACCGTGTCGCTACTCACCCTTCCCGGCGTGGCCTTCGCGCAGGGCGGGTTCGGCGCCCTCACCAAGGCCGCGGGCGATGCCGGCAAGTCCGCCGTGGAGAAGCGCGTCAACACCAAGCTGATGGACGAGGGCCGGCAGAACCAGTGCAGCTTCAAGACAGGCACCGCCCAGCTCGATGCCGGCTGCGAAGCCAAGCTCAAGAAGCTGACCAACGCGCTCGTCGACGCCAAGAAGCAGCTCGTCGCCGCTGGCGTAAAGTCCTACAAGTTCGAGGTCTCCGGCCACACCGACTCCACCGGTGACGCGGCCAAGAACAAGAAGCTCAGCGAGCAGCGCGCGGAGACCATCGTCAAGGAGCTCATCGCGCGCGGCATCCCCCGGGGCGAAATCATCGCCGTGGGCTACGGCTCCGAGAAGCCGCTGGTGAAGCCCGACGACACCGCCGCCAAGAAGGCGAAGAACCGCCGCTACGAGCTCCAGGTCCGCCTGTAG
- a CDS encoding GMC family oxidoreductase, with the protein MAMDCDWLIIGSGFGGSVSALRLTEKGYRVMVLEKGRRFRAPDFPKTNWALKRWLWMPTLGWRGLFEMSFFRHVTVLSGVGVGGGSLVYANTLPIPRDDFFQASTWGHLAAWKEELAPHYTTARRMLGATPNPLRTVPDQVLQDVGTDLGRTDFQPTTVAVYFGEPGVTVKDPYFNGEGPDRTGCTACGGCMLGCRFDAKNTLDKNYLHLAERRGLALHADTEVTWVRPLPDGGYEVEALQGARRFFRKKVRFTAKHVVFAGGVLGTLDLLLKLKASPDGLPRLSDRLGDGVRTNSEALVGVVSGRKGQDLSRGIAIGSILHTDAQSHLEPVRYSAGSGFFRLLMAPQVSGATMLQRFVRLVGLLVRHPLRFLKAWFVPDFARRTMILLYMRTLEGHLRMTRSRRLGLSTALQEGPAPSANMPEAFDLARRVADKLDGYPMTIVSETLLGIPTTAHILGGCCMGDSAETGVIDSRHRVFGHEGLYVVDGSAISANPGVNPSLTITALAERAMTFIPAARTAPRDEVAVPAGPMSSGARTS; encoded by the coding sequence ATGGCCATGGACTGCGACTGGCTCATCATCGGCTCGGGGTTCGGGGGCAGCGTCAGCGCGCTCCGGCTGACCGAGAAGGGCTACCGCGTCATGGTGCTGGAGAAGGGGCGGCGCTTTCGCGCCCCGGACTTCCCGAAGACGAACTGGGCGCTGAAGCGCTGGCTCTGGATGCCCACGCTGGGGTGGCGGGGCCTGTTCGAGATGTCGTTCTTCCGCCACGTCACCGTTCTGTCGGGCGTGGGCGTGGGCGGTGGCTCGCTCGTATACGCCAACACGCTCCCCATCCCCCGGGACGACTTCTTCCAGGCCTCCACGTGGGGCCACCTCGCCGCGTGGAAGGAGGAGCTGGCGCCGCACTACACCACCGCGCGGAGGATGCTGGGCGCCACGCCGAATCCACTGCGCACCGTGCCAGACCAGGTGCTCCAGGACGTGGGCACGGACCTGGGCCGCACCGACTTCCAGCCCACCACGGTGGCCGTGTACTTCGGCGAGCCGGGCGTCACCGTGAAGGACCCATACTTCAATGGTGAGGGACCGGACCGGACGGGCTGTACCGCGTGTGGCGGGTGCATGCTGGGGTGTCGCTTCGATGCCAAGAACACGCTCGACAAGAACTACCTCCACCTGGCGGAGCGGCGCGGCCTCGCGCTGCACGCGGACACCGAAGTCACCTGGGTGCGACCGCTGCCAGACGGGGGCTACGAAGTCGAAGCGCTTCAAGGGGCGCGGCGCTTCTTCCGGAAGAAGGTGCGGTTCACCGCGAAGCACGTCGTCTTCGCGGGGGGCGTGCTGGGCACCCTGGACCTGCTGCTCAAGTTGAAGGCGAGCCCGGACGGACTGCCGCGCCTGTCGGACCGGCTGGGAGACGGCGTGCGCACCAACTCCGAGGCGCTCGTGGGGGTGGTGAGCGGCCGCAAGGGGCAGGATTTGTCACGGGGCATCGCCATCGGTTCCATCTTGCATACCGATGCCCAGTCCCACCTGGAGCCGGTGCGCTACTCGGCGGGCTCGGGCTTCTTCCGGTTGTTGATGGCGCCGCAGGTGTCCGGGGCCACGATGCTCCAGCGCTTCGTGCGGCTGGTGGGCCTGCTGGTCCGGCATCCGCTGCGCTTCCTCAAGGCGTGGTTCGTCCCGGACTTCGCTCGGCGGACGATGATTCTGCTCTACATGCGCACCCTGGAAGGGCACCTGCGCATGACGCGCTCGCGGAGGCTGGGGCTGAGCACGGCGCTCCAGGAGGGCCCGGCGCCGAGCGCCAACATGCCGGAGGCGTTCGACCTGGCCCGGCGCGTGGCGGACAAGCTGGATGGCTATCCGATGACCATCGTCAGCGAGACCCTGCTGGGCATTCCGACGACGGCGCACATCCTGGGCGGCTGCTGCATGGGGGACTCGGCGGAGACGGGCGTCATCGACTCGCGGCACCGCGTGTTTGGCCATGAGGGGTTGTATGTGGTGGACGGCTCCGCCATCTCCGCCAATCCGGGCGTCAATCCGTCGCTCACGATTACGGCGCTGGCCGAGCGCGCGATGACCTTCATTCCCGCGGCCCGGACGGCGCCGCGGGACGAGGTGGCCGTGCCCGCGGGGCCCATGTCCTCGGGCGCCCGCACGAGCTGA
- a CDS encoding M20/M25/M40 family metallo-hydrolase, with amino-acid sequence MKTWMPVSLLLLNAPLALAEPLKAKPTDKTVWIAIGTDAITPMQETFAAEGWNVPTALKQQKHAGVFQLKESQLSRLALMMHEKFDRCAGFITYETQEEALASLAPVAPNAAQKAVSYTLTNAATVNTLVGELSAANIRTTIADLSAFPTRSQSSQGGVDAAAMLLAKWQGYVTGAGRTDVTVAYYPHTGWRQPSVILTIPGTDLSGEVVVVGGHLDSISSTSAAPGADDDASGIATFTEVIRAAMARNYRPQRTVKFMAYAAEETGLRGSREIALSHKNNNINVVGVMQLDMTNYKHPNATSDVGIVTDNTNATQNQFIRDLITTYVGVPFTNTTCGYGCSDHASWHSQGYAASIPFEGTVVQKNPNIHTPRDTLANSDSSAAHALKFSKIAAAYVAELAKGTAQ; translated from the coding sequence ATGAAGACCTGGATGCCGGTCTCGCTGTTGCTGCTGAATGCCCCGCTGGCCCTTGCCGAGCCGCTCAAGGCCAAGCCAACGGACAAGACTGTCTGGATTGCGATTGGCACGGATGCCATCACGCCCATGCAGGAGACCTTCGCGGCCGAAGGCTGGAACGTGCCCACCGCCCTCAAGCAGCAGAAGCACGCGGGCGTGTTCCAACTGAAGGAGTCCCAGCTGTCGCGGCTGGCGCTGATGATGCACGAGAAGTTCGACCGATGCGCGGGCTTCATCACCTACGAGACGCAGGAGGAAGCACTGGCGTCCCTGGCGCCCGTAGCCCCCAATGCGGCCCAGAAGGCCGTCAGCTACACCCTCACCAACGCCGCGACCGTGAACACCCTGGTGGGTGAGCTCTCTGCCGCGAACATCCGCACCACCATCGCCGACCTGTCCGCCTTCCCCACGCGCAGCCAGAGCTCGCAAGGGGGCGTGGACGCCGCGGCCATGCTCCTGGCGAAGTGGCAGGGCTACGTCACTGGCGCGGGACGCACGGACGTCACCGTGGCGTACTACCCGCACACGGGCTGGCGGCAGCCCTCCGTCATCCTCACCATCCCCGGCACCGATTTGTCTGGCGAGGTCGTCGTGGTGGGCGGCCACCTGGACTCCATCAGCTCCACCAGCGCCGCGCCTGGCGCCGATGACGACGCGTCCGGCATCGCGACGTTCACCGAAGTCATCCGCGCCGCCATGGCTCGCAACTACAGGCCCCAGCGGACGGTGAAGTTCATGGCCTACGCCGCGGAGGAGACGGGCCTGCGCGGCTCGCGGGAGATCGCCCTTTCGCACAAGAACAACAACATCAACGTCGTGGGGGTGATGCAGCTCGACATGACGAACTACAAGCACCCCAACGCCACATCGGATGTGGGCATCGTCACCGACAACACGAACGCCACCCAGAACCAGTTCATCCGCGACCTGATAACGACGTACGTCGGCGTGCCGTTCACCAATACGACCTGCGGCTACGGGTGCTCGGACCACGCCTCCTGGCACAGCCAGGGCTACGCGGCCTCCATCCCCTTCGAGGGGACTGTCGTCCAGAAGAACCCCAACATCCACACCCCCAGGGACACCCTGGCGAACTCCGACAGCAGCGCCGCGCACGCGCTCAAGTTCTCCAAGATTGCCGCCGCCTATGTCGCCGAGCTGGCCAAGGGCACCGCGCAGTAG
- a CDS encoding ABC transporter ATP-binding protein: MGLIQNPPLSHASLRRVLALARPEWRLLLLGTCFLFIGSAGGLLFPQAIRVILDEALTTATLDMVNDTTLWMLGVCFIQSVAIGLRFAFFNIAGERIVSDLRERLYRSLLEQEIAFFDQHRTGGLTSRLSTDTALIQGAVSTHIAIMLRNATTLIGGLALLLYTSPRLTLVMLAVVPPVTLGALFYGRKARQLARDAQAAVAEANEVAAESLYGIQTVQAFVAEDAERRSYGRAIGKALALARTRIVSSGFFMGGTGFTGLASTLLVFWYGTHMVVSGDITVGGLTSFLMYTLMVVMAVGALSELWAEFMKAGGATERVFELIDRTPAISVSGGERPANMEGNLRFRDVNFSYPTRRDVPVLQGLDMDVAPGEVVALVGHSGAGKSTVASMLMRFYDPDRGAILVDETDLRTLDVRWLRQNIGIVSQEPTLFSGSIADNIRYGRTDATDAEVEAAARVANAHDFVSRFPEGYRTRVGERGIQLSGGQKQRVAIARAVLKDPRLLILDEATSALDSESEHLVKEALDRLMVGRTTLIIAHRLSTVAGVDRIFVLDQGRVVQHGNHEALITQDGLYKRLVERQFIAA; the protein is encoded by the coding sequence ATGGGCTTGATTCAGAATCCGCCGCTGAGCCACGCATCCCTTCGTCGCGTCCTGGCACTGGCTCGTCCCGAGTGGAGGCTGCTCTTGCTCGGCACGTGCTTCCTCTTCATCGGGAGCGCGGGAGGCCTGCTCTTCCCACAGGCCATCCGGGTCATCCTCGACGAAGCCCTGACTACCGCCACGCTCGACATGGTGAACGACACCACCCTGTGGATGCTGGGGGTGTGTTTCATCCAGTCGGTGGCCATCGGGCTGCGCTTCGCCTTCTTCAACATCGCGGGTGAGCGCATTGTCAGCGACCTGCGGGAGCGGCTGTATCGCAGCTTGCTGGAGCAGGAGATCGCGTTCTTCGACCAGCACCGCACTGGCGGCCTCACCAGCCGGCTGTCCACTGACACCGCCCTCATCCAGGGCGCCGTCAGTACGCACATCGCCATCATGCTCCGCAACGCAACCACGTTGATTGGAGGGCTGGCGCTGCTGCTCTACACCTCGCCCCGGTTGACGCTCGTCATGCTGGCGGTCGTCCCCCCCGTGACGCTGGGGGCGCTGTTCTATGGCCGCAAGGCACGGCAGCTCGCGCGAGACGCCCAGGCCGCGGTGGCCGAAGCCAATGAAGTCGCCGCCGAGTCCCTCTATGGCATTCAGACCGTCCAGGCCTTCGTCGCCGAAGACGCGGAGCGCCGGAGCTATGGCCGTGCCATTGGCAAGGCCCTGGCGCTGGCGCGCACGCGAATCGTCTCCTCGGGCTTCTTCATGGGAGGAACGGGCTTCACCGGCCTGGCGTCGACCCTGCTCGTCTTCTGGTACGGCACGCACATGGTCGTTTCGGGCGACATCACGGTGGGTGGACTGACCTCCTTCCTGATGTACACGCTGATGGTCGTCATGGCCGTCGGTGCCCTGAGCGAGCTGTGGGCGGAGTTCATGAAGGCCGGAGGCGCCACCGAGCGCGTCTTCGAGCTCATCGACCGTACGCCCGCCATCTCCGTCAGCGGCGGCGAGCGGCCCGCGAACATGGAAGGCAACCTGCGCTTCCGCGACGTCAACTTCAGCTACCCCACGCGCCGGGACGTGCCCGTCCTCCAAGGCCTGGACATGGACGTCGCGCCCGGTGAAGTCGTGGCGCTGGTGGGACACTCGGGCGCGGGCAAGTCGACTGTCGCCTCGATGTTGATGCGCTTCTACGATCCGGACCGAGGGGCCATCCTCGTCGATGAGACAGACCTGCGAACGCTCGACGTCCGCTGGCTCCGTCAGAACATCGGCATCGTGTCGCAGGAGCCCACGCTCTTCTCGGGCAGCATCGCCGACAACATCCGCTACGGACGCACCGACGCCACCGATGCGGAAGTGGAAGCCGCGGCCCGCGTCGCCAATGCCCACGACTTCGTGAGCCGGTTTCCAGAAGGCTACCGCACGCGCGTCGGCGAGCGGGGCATCCAGCTCTCGGGCGGGCAGAAGCAGCGCGTCGCCATTGCCCGCGCGGTCCTCAAGGATCCGCGGCTGCTCATCCTGGACGAGGCCACCAGCGCGCTGGACTCCGAAAGCGAGCACCTGGTCAAGGAGGCGCTGGACCGGCTCATGGTGGGACGCACCACCCTCATCATCGCCCACCGCCTGTCCACCGTGGCGGGCGTCGACCGCATCTTCGTGCTGGACCAGGGCCGCGTCGTCCAGCACGGAAACCACGAGGCGCTCATCACCCAGGACGGCCTCTACAAGCGCCTCGTGGAACGGCAGTTCATCGCCGCCTGA
- a CDS encoding ABC transporter permease, producing the protein MDTIRQDIRFGARLLLKSPTFTLVAMMTLALGIGASTAIFSVVNSIWLQPMRFPHEERLVMVWDSLPKAGVERSETSLATLEDWTAQAGGFEHVAGIVPRSLNMGGALQPERLQAFRVGAALFPALEARPSLGRAFSAEEDRVGGEAVVVLSDALWRRRFGGAPSVLGESVTLDGEPYTVVGVMPKSFDFPPGAEAWVPLAPTQAELDARGDRKVRVVGRLKPGFSVSMAEDALRVLAGQLAERYPDTDSERTVRLTSVREAYLGPLRPLLITLAGAVGFVLLIGCANVASLLLARAAARRRELAIRGALGASPTRLMVQALTESVLLSLLGGGLGILGALWGTHMIATMLPPGLAERLPGWQSIQVDGGALLFCVGLSAITGVLFGLAPAFQMSRQNPLEAMREGAGATAGRKSIRSALVTAEVALALMLVVGASLMLRSLYQLQGTSPGFAAERVFYFDVTLPETRYPTDAERVRFFHALQERLSSIPGAQAVSAASLPPISRRSQSSNIYPDGQPKPLPGQLPEASQRVISPGYFRTMGIPLHEGRDFNALDVEDSPRVAMINSALARRFWPGESPLGKRFFTGGTEPWEVIGVVGDVRTLWRGQVRSSVPEFYLPLAQAPRDAMVMMVTVGGTGAAASSLALSLREGMASLDPEQPPPSPRPLEELIAESFGSRHLLAALLGFFACVALLLAAGGVYGIMAYSVTQRRTEIGVRMALGAREGSIFWLILSQALRLAGLGVIIGSVLALVLARGLSKLLFEVSPADPLVFLGTACVLLFVALVAGYVPAWRAARVPPSMAMREE; encoded by the coding sequence ATGGATACAATTCGTCAGGACATCCGGTTTGGCGCCAGGTTGTTGCTCAAGAGTCCGACGTTCACCCTGGTCGCGATGATGACGCTGGCGCTGGGGATTGGCGCGAGCACGGCGATATTCAGCGTGGTCAACTCCATCTGGCTGCAACCCATGCGTTTCCCGCATGAGGAGCGTCTGGTGATGGTGTGGGACTCGCTTCCCAAGGCGGGTGTCGAGCGGAGCGAGACATCCCTGGCGACGCTGGAGGACTGGACCGCGCAGGCGGGGGGCTTCGAGCACGTGGCGGGGATTGTTCCGCGGAGCTTGAACATGGGCGGCGCGCTGCAGCCGGAGCGGCTCCAGGCGTTTCGGGTGGGCGCCGCGCTGTTCCCCGCGCTGGAGGCGAGGCCCTCGCTGGGCAGGGCGTTCTCCGCGGAAGAAGACCGCGTGGGTGGCGAGGCGGTGGTGGTGCTGTCGGACGCGTTGTGGCGGCGCCGGTTTGGTGGCGCGCCCTCCGTGCTGGGTGAGTCCGTCACGCTGGATGGTGAGCCCTACACGGTCGTGGGCGTGATGCCGAAGAGCTTCGACTTCCCGCCTGGCGCCGAAGCCTGGGTGCCGCTCGCGCCGACGCAGGCGGAGCTGGATGCGCGCGGGGACCGGAAGGTGCGGGTGGTGGGCCGCCTCAAGCCTGGCTTCTCCGTGTCGATGGCGGAGGACGCCCTGCGGGTCCTCGCAGGGCAACTGGCGGAGCGGTACCCCGACACGGATTCGGAGCGCACCGTGCGGCTGACGTCCGTGCGCGAGGCCTACCTGGGGCCCTTGAGGCCGCTGCTCATCACCCTGGCGGGCGCGGTGGGCTTCGTGTTGCTCATCGGGTGCGCGAACGTCGCGAGCCTGCTGCTGGCGCGCGCGGCGGCCCGGCGGCGGGAGCTGGCCATTCGCGGGGCGCTGGGGGCGAGCCCGACGCGTCTGATGGTCCAGGCCCTGACCGAGAGCGTCTTGCTGTCGCTCCTGGGAGGAGGATTGGGAATCCTGGGCGCGCTGTGGGGCACGCACATGATTGCCACCATGCTGCCGCCCGGGTTGGCGGAGCGCCTGCCAGGGTGGCAATCCATCCAGGTGGATGGAGGGGCGCTGCTGTTCTGTGTCGGGCTGTCCGCCATCACCGGGGTGCTGTTTGGCCTGGCGCCCGCGTTCCAGATGTCGCGGCAGAACCCGCTGGAGGCGATGCGGGAGGGGGCGGGCGCCACGGCGGGGCGAAAGAGCATCCGCTCGGCCCTGGTAACGGCGGAGGTGGCGCTGGCCTTGATGCTGGTCGTCGGCGCGAGCCTGATGCTTCGAAGCCTCTACCAGCTCCAGGGGACCTCACCCGGCTTCGCCGCCGAACGCGTGTTCTACTTCGACGTCACGCTGCCGGAGACCAGGTATCCGACGGACGCCGAGCGGGTTCGCTTCTTCCATGCGCTGCAGGAGCGGTTGTCCTCCATTCCGGGAGCCCAGGCCGTCTCGGCGGCGAGCCTGCCGCCCATCAGCCGTCGCAGTCAGAGCTCGAACATCTATCCGGATGGGCAGCCGAAGCCGCTGCCCGGGCAGTTGCCCGAGGCCAGTCAGCGCGTCATCTCCCCGGGCTATTTCCGGACCATGGGCATCCCCTTGCACGAGGGGCGCGATTTCAACGCGTTGGACGTGGAGGACTCGCCCCGGGTCGCGATGATCAACTCGGCCCTGGCGCGGCGCTTCTGGCCCGGAGAGTCGCCGCTGGGCAAGCGCTTCTTCACGGGCGGCACCGAGCCGTGGGAGGTCATTGGCGTGGTGGGGGACGTCCGGACGCTGTGGCGCGGGCAGGTGCGTTCATCCGTGCCGGAGTTCTACCTGCCGCTGGCGCAGGCCCCACGTGACGCGATGGTGATGATGGTGACCGTGGGAGGGACGGGGGCGGCGGCGTCGTCGCTGGCGCTGTCCTTGCGAGAGGGCATGGCGTCGTTGGACCCCGAGCAACCACCGCCGTCGCCGCGGCCTTTGGAGGAGCTCATCGCGGAGTCGTTCGGCTCCAGGCACCTGCTGGCCGCGCTGCTGGGGTTCTTCGCGTGCGTGGCGCTGCTGCTGGCCGCCGGGGGCGTCTACGGCATCATGGCCTACTCCGTCACCCAGCGGCGGACGGAGATTGGCGTGCGCATGGCGCTGGGCGCGCGGGAGGGGAGCATCTTCTGGTTGATATTGAGCCAGGCGCTGCGGCTCGCCGGGCTGGGGGTCATCATCGGCTCCGTGCTGGCGTTGGTCCTGGCGCGGGGCCTGTCGAAGTTGCTCTTCGAGGTCAGCCCCGCGGACCCGCTCGTCTTCCTCGGGACGGCTTGCGTGCTGCTCTTCGTGGCGCTGGTGGCGGGCTACGTGCCCGCCTGGCGCGCCGCGCGCGTCCCGCCCAGCATGGCCATGCGCGAGGAGTGA
- a CDS encoding glycosyltransferase family 9 protein, translating to MKIHEVRATTQGTERSIDAEMLRQAVGACDLFVCFNTWHATGVSELLEGFPAATETVGLYRRYKQWVRSEELQHSADRLFSLAQQVDPSLRLEDFAQAPVLTAEATEAARHFRDSVPDGAKVLALHTETGARKQWPVARYRAVLDAFLTAHPEWLVLNVDYSATELAPMVHEGRVLSVPGAPLDVAMALLGACDGFLGIDSCMLHAADFFRLPSVGLFGTTSPQQWGFRFTPAFREPTGNGSMDDITEEEVLGALTDLAAGRLRPA from the coding sequence ATGAAGATTCACGAGGTCCGCGCGACCACGCAGGGCACGGAGCGCAGCATCGACGCCGAGATGCTCCGGCAGGCGGTGGGGGCCTGCGACTTGTTTGTCTGTTTCAACACCTGGCACGCGACGGGGGTCTCCGAGCTGCTCGAGGGGTTCCCGGCGGCCACCGAAACAGTGGGCCTGTATCGCCGTTACAAGCAGTGGGTCCGGAGTGAAGAACTCCAGCATTCCGCGGACCGGCTCTTCTCGCTGGCCCAGCAGGTGGATCCCTCCCTGAGGCTGGAGGACTTCGCCCAGGCCCCCGTGCTGACGGCCGAGGCCACCGAGGCCGCCAGGCACTTTCGTGACAGCGTCCCCGATGGGGCCAAGGTGCTCGCGCTCCATACGGAGACCGGCGCCCGGAAACAGTGGCCCGTCGCCCGCTACCGCGCCGTGCTGGATGCCTTCCTGACAGCCCACCCCGAATGGCTCGTGCTCAACGTGGACTACAGCGCCACGGAGCTGGCGCCCATGGTCCATGAAGGCCGCGTGCTGTCCGTCCCAGGCGCCCCACTCGATGTCGCCATGGCGCTGCTCGGCGCCTGTGATGGCTTCCTCGGCATCGACTCCTGCATGCTGCACGCGGCGGATTTCTTCCGGCTCCCTTCGGTGGGCCTGTTCGGAACGACCTCTCCCCAGCAATGGGGCTTCCGTTTCACGCCGGCCTTCCGCGAGCCCACCGGGAACGGGAGCATGGACGACATCACCGAGGAAGAAGTCCTCGGCGCGCTCACGGACCTCGCCGCCGGGCGGCTGCGCCCCGCCTGA